Genomic segment of Paenibacillus sp. FSL R5-0623:
ATCTATTGTAGTATTTACATAAATGCTTAAATTTCCCCCATGATGAATACTCCAATGTCGATTCTACCCCAAATAAATCATTTTTAAAGACAAAACAAGGGTTAAAAATATCACTCATGTGGTCTATACAACCATCTTGAATATCAGACATTGTTAATCCTGTTGAATCAATTAATTCGCTTAGTAATTTACTGGCACTTTCTACATCATGCAAATCTGAAAAAATTGGATTCTCCCAATAAAGAATATCTAATACTGACTCTCCAGCTTCTTGCCCGTTACCACTGATATACGATGAGCTGTCTGAATCCCACATGGCTCCTGTAAATTCTTCTACATGTTCATATGCTCTTTCAAATCCTTCTCGAATGAATAACCCCAATTCCTCAACAGCAATCGTATATACCGATTCACTATCACAAAAATCACAATTTTGAATATCGTTTTTTTCTGCAATTTGTTCAATTATCTCTTCGTCATTAAAGCAGTTAACACAACAATTCATTTTTCCTCAGCACCTTTTTCAAAAAAAGTTTTTCACCTATTACTAAACAATCAACATTACAAAACTCAATTAGCCCCAAATGACACATTTTCTACAATGACTTTCTGCTATACAAATTGAGAACATTTTTATCGTATGAGCATTTACTCAAATTTCATCTCTTCCTTAATCTTAATCTCTGATGCCGATTTATAAGTTCCAGATGCATTTATTGGTTCAAATCTGATATCTTTTTTGTATTCTGCACTAAGCTCTTTTGCAGTTTCAGATAATACCTTTGACTTTTCATACTCTTTATCCGTATAACAAATCAGTACAAAATAGCCGAAATCAACATCTTCCACCAAAAGATAGGTTGGTAACTGATAATTAACACCATCTTTATATCTTTGATGCTTGCCAAGTTTTAATTCAATTAATGCTCTTTTATTTTTTCCAATAGAAAAGTAAAAGTCAACAGATCCTCTTCCAAGATCTACTTCTTGATTTACTAATATGTCTGTATCTTTCAAGCATAACTTAGCAATTATTTGAAACAATCTTTGTACTTTCTTTTCGTTCACACCACCTTCAGAGGTGTTTAGTAACTCAAACCCTTTTTGGTGCTCAACAACATTTTTAAAATACTTCACCATTTCAATTACTGCTTCTTTGAATTCATCTACACTATATTTTTTCACTTCGTCTAATGAATGAGAAGCAAGGTTATCTCTGATTCTCTGATACTCTTCTTTTATATCCTTTGGCATAAGTTCTTCATAGTAGTCTAAATCAATGTTGAAAAAGTTTGTCACTATTTGGGGCTGATTTTTGTAAATCTCAAATAACTCACCTACATCAAGAAAATCAATATCTTCAAATATGATACCAATCAAATCATGAGGTGTCTCAATATCCCTAAGAATTCTCAAGGTATCTTCATCTAATTTTCTTACTATATCATCAGTTAAATACTTGGATACAATCTCACCTACATTGAAGCCATCATCAGATGAATCATAAACGAAATAGAGTATATTAAATAACATATACTCATAAAGTGGGTTTAAATTATGCGAAAACCGATCTCGTATATAACTATGGAGAGTTTTTAGATCTTGCATCGCTGAATGCTCGTCATCTTGCATGTGTTCTGGGAAGACAGTAGCATATATGTCTTCGAATTCAAGATTCCCCCCAATTTCCATAAAATACGAATAGATATCATCAATTAAATTGTTAATAATTTTAATAGACTCTTTGGGGAACTCTTCATCAAAATTTATCATTGTACTTGGTACTCCTTCTTATATAAGCTCTTTTATATTCATTTCAACTCCCTTTTATCTTCAACAGTTCACAGCAAATGAAACTCCCTATTTTTTACCAACAATTGGATTGAAGATAGCCCTCACGTTATTTTCAATCACTTTAACAAGTTCATACAAAGTATCATCCTCAAGTTCGTTTAAAGGTGAATACGAAACCCTAAATTGAATACCATTCTTCAATGCATCTCTATGCCTTAATTTCATCCCGTATGTCTTTTGGAACCGTCCTTCAATATGCTCATTAACTCTACTCTGAACATTTTTGCTTTTACCTATATACAAGGGAATCCAAGCATTTTTGAATTTGTTTTGTTCATCAGATATATAATGATACTCTGCTCTTCGCTTATAAAATGTAGGGCTGTTATCCACTCCATCCCACAGCCTCTTAAGTTGTTCAAACCATTTATGCTTCACTGTGGCTAAAGTTAAACACTCTGTATTCTTCAACCAGTAATCATAATATTCCGAGAAATTAGCTTCAAAAAGGTAAATCCCAACTTCCTCTCTAAATACAGAAAAGAAGTCCGTAGAAGTCACTATATTAGGATTGTCACTCATATTAAAAACATTTATATCTACTTCTTTACTGCGTCTTCTTGTCCTCAAGTCCTCAATCGTCCTATCAGTCAAATATTCCAAAATATGATTTACCGAACTCTGTACTTGTTCTATTTCATTTCTTAACTGTTTGTAATCCATACGACATTCCTTAGCTATAGTGATATTTTATCTGGAGATATTTAATGCTGATGTCAAATAATCAAAATCTTTATAGGTGAATTTCGTAACTGAATAAGTTTATATATTAAGCCACTTATCATCATTATCCACCTTCTTGAATATATGAGTAATCCTCTGGTATTAATTTCAACCATTCATCCCAATCAATTTCAGGGTATATAGCATTTAGATTAAAAGAGTTCTGTTCGAACAGTTCAAGCGTTCTTGGATATTGATTCACGTACAGGTTCCAAGTTGCACTATATTTTGTACGCACTTTAGAATTACTATGATTTCGCATATTCTCAAAAATAAATTTAATATGGAGGGTTTCTGCCATAACATATCTTGTTAATCCTAATTCATCAATTAACCAGCCGTTTGAATATCCTTCATACTCTAATCGGTGAAGATTCTGAGTTACGAATACAAAATTTAGATCATCACTGTAACGCTGTGTCCGAAAAATATTATTTGATGCATTGCAACGATCAGTGATAAACAACCCCGTACATGGTATTTCCTTTTCTATGAGATATGCATCGATAAGTGCAGTTCCATAAAAACAAGGGATTTGATTAATTTCATAGTTAATAAATTGCCCATATGTTATTACTGCTCTGAAGGTAATGTCCCTACCAATAAGTCTATGTTGAAGATCCTGAACAAACTCACATAGGAACATCACTGTATATGCTTTCGTTTGTTCGTCAGGAGTAGAAAAATTGTTGTATATTAATATCGTATCTGAAAAGACAATTGCCTTAAAGCCATCATGTAGATGTACATTGAGACTGGCGATTACCTGATACAAATCTTTAACTCTATTGATATCACTATCAACCAGTTCCTTGAAACCTAAAATGTCTATATATAATAAGTATTTTTCATCCATCTGTTTTCTCCTTTTGATTCAATAGTCAGGTTACAAGGCCTGTGAAATTGTTTGCACGAAGAGAGTAGACACTAAGCCCTAACCAGTCCAGTGGAGTCAGGAACAAATTGTTTGATGTTCATAGTTGCCAGCTTTTTTTTAGCTTCTTTGTTTAATGGTGGACAAGCTATAAACAACAAATCTTTTGCTCTACTAAATGCGACATATAGAATACGAGTATCATCTTCGTTAGAATCAATATCAGGATTAATAAGTTGTTTAACTTCATCAATATCTGAAAGATATAGCAGTACAGATTGAAATTCCATCCCTTTTGCCTTATGAATAGTTCGTATATCTGATGATTTTTCTTCTGGCAAGATAAGATTATCTAAAAGTTTCTTTATGGATGTTGCATCGGAAAACTCTTTAATTTTCCCCCTTGTAATCTTCTTAATTCCATAGTTCTTAGTCTTTAACGTTTGGAATAAACTTTCATAAAAATCATATAAAGAGCCATTATAAAACTCATCCATCCTACCAGCCATAAATTCAAGCAGATCCACTGCCAAACTTCGTTTCATTATAGAGCTAATTTGTTGACTCTCCTGAAAAGGTTCCTTTAAAACCCCATCCTTATCAGTTCTAAATACTTTTATGAGTTCCTTTACTCCTGCCTCTTGTCGGTTATCTTTAACCGATTTATACGCAGTAAATATCCTTTTAATAAACCTTTCCCTATTAGCATCTACTTCATTAAAAATCGACCAAATATCCTCAACCTCAGCATTTCGAAGTCGCTTTACCGTGTCATTATTACGAGTTAATATACAATAATCTCCATCAAGCCCGAACCTACTTCTCAATTCATGAAAGCTTGTTACGCTTATGTCTGTCGTTTCGCTACATTCATAAAAATAAACATCAATCTCACTATCATCCCTTGTAGGCTTTTGTTCCAGCTCATCACCGATTCTAATGCAATTCAGAAAGTCTACAATTTCACTACCGCTTCTCCTATTATTTTCTATTGAATACGTAGTTTGATTTGGAAGAGTAAATGAAATAAAATCCTGACGCGAAGCTCCCTGAAATTCATAAATAGATTGAGCTGAATCTCCGATTACACCAATTACAGAACCAGTATTGCTTAGCTTCTTTATAATCTCTGTCTGGATCGGATTTGTGTCTTGGAATTCATCTATAAATATATACGGATATTTAGAACTTAAATGTTCAAGAAGAACGGGATATTCCTCAAGAATTTTATAAGCGAAATAAAGCACATCCTCGTGATGAATTACACCCTCTTTCCAAAACTGCTTCTTATATAAGAGCAGTTCTTCTGACCGTATACTATACCTTCCGATCTTGCTTAGATAGAATTTTCTTGGTTTCAAGTTAATTTCACCATCTTCAAGCTTCCAATCTAAGTTTTCTAAGCATTTTTTGATCTTTATTTTATCAGTCAAATAGCTTCCATTCTTCGCTTCTTGTTGCCAAACGTATATTTTACCTTTTGTAGCTATGTTATCGTCATGACCATCTAATTCTTCAACATTAACCAACGTATTTCCGTTGTCATCCTTCATTAGATATATATAGGGCTTAACAATATTCGCATAAAGAAAACTATGGATTGTTGATACTTCAACTTTATTCTGATTGGTTCCCAACCGCTTCTGAATCTCTTCTCCTGCTACAGTTGTATATGTAATGCATGCAATTTTTGATGTGGGCGTAAGATTCCTCACATTTTGAAGAACGTTTAGAATGTGCATAACAAGCCAATGTGTTTTTCCCGCACCAGGACCAGCGATAACTTTGAAATGATTCGTTAACTCTAAAATCCTTTCATCGGAAGAGATAACCCTGACCTTATCCATTACGTTCCTCCAATTCGTTTCTATAGCACACCCACTCAAACGCTCCTTTTATATGTGCGGGCACATTAATAACAGTAGACCTATTGTCTTGTATCCTGCTTGCTAATTCGAATGCCAGCTCACCCTTTACGCCTTGAGCATGAATTAAAAAGCTTGAGGCAAGCTTTGCACGCTCCTTTTCCTTCTCAGCCCAGGTACACACGCTCAATTCTTTTACCTCTACGATCTCAACATCATCTGTAAATAAAAGCGTGTTTTCAGAATTATCCCATGCTAAATCGTATTCAAATGTTTTCCCTTTTTCTGATTTATAGAATACCTTAACGTTTGAACTTGCTGTTGTCTGTTCGTTAAGATTTCTTACTGCACCTGATATCGGCTTGTAGTCAAAAATATCAGGACTACTGTCTAAATCAAAAGGCCAACATTTCTTCCAGCTTCTTCGTACTCCATCTTGCTTTTCCTTAACGATTTTTGATGGATCAGAGTCTATAACACAGCTTACTCTCTTTTCCAAAGCATACTCTCTGTTTTCTGATTTAACCCCTGCACCATATAGTTTAATAAAATGTTTAAATGTTAGTGCATCAACCCGAACAAGAGCTACATGGTGCTTGTCCATATCACAATTCACCTTTTGAGCTAAAATCGGGAGCAAAATCAATTCAGCCATCCCTTCCACCAATACGACTGACTTCGCAAACAACATGGCTGATTTAGTTGCATCCAAAAATCTTTCTACATATTTCCTTGATTCCTGATCTTCATTACTTTCTGAAAAAACTTTACTGGGATACTTTGCGAATACAGGCTTCCCACCTTCTTTTTCCAGGCAAATGATCGGTTTCAACCCAACAGCAGAAGTAATCTGCGTGGAATGTGTTGTTATAAAAATTTGCCTACTGAAACTTTGATTATCCATCTCATCCTTCATAAATTTCAAAAAATTGTACTGAAGAGCTGGATGAAGATGTGCTTCTGGTTCCTCAATTAGTAGAATAGGAAATGTCTTTGCATTTTCGCCGTACTCGGGGGAAGTTATCATTTTGAATTTCGATAATATCAATGAAATATAAATGAGATTGTTATAACCCATGCCATTATTAATGATTGGGATCTCGATTCCAGTCTGATCTCTAATGATAAGCCGTAAGGCTGACAATACATCTCCCTCCTGTAAATTCCCATCTAAAGCAGGTACGCCGCCAACAGATGCACCCGTTTTTTCTGCGAATTCTAAGAATTCTTTCTGATTTACCCGTCCAACAATATCATCAACTAATGAACGAGAGAGCTGACCAAATTTATCATTACCAACAGTCACATTTTGACCATCAGTCTTTTCACTATGATCCACAGTATGCATTGCTTTATCTTTAAAATGAATGAGCAGTTGTTTCAGCAGGGTGTTTTTTCCTGTAAACATGTTGCTCTCAACATCACGAAGCGCATCTAATGTCTCACAATGAATTTTATCCAAATATTCAGGCTCAGCACGATTTTTATTAACAATATTCCCACCATAGATTCTTGCAACGTATCGTTTTAGATTTCTTTCTAACAAGAACCAACGTTCTTTTGGTGTAGATAAATTAGCACTTTCCTCAATATATTTTTTTTGATCCTGTTCTGGAAGGAAATATTTAAAGGTTAGCTCTGCCTCCCACGGCGTTTCCAATTTCGTAAGCCAGCTTGCAACTATAGCCTTATCATCCATAGTATCTGTATTGGAGGATTTAAGCGTTGCGGTAATTGTTATTTCTGGTGGGGTTGATACATCAAGGCTTTTATTAAAATCGTCTATGGTAGGCGCTTTGGCGCTTCCTCTTTTAAAAAGAAACTCCAATGCTTTGATTACTGTAGTTTTCCCTGCATTATTACCGCCGATTAATACATTTAATCCTTCGTTAAATTCAACAGTAAAGTCTTGAAAACACCTAAAGTTTTGGATCGTTAGCTTAGAAATATACAAATAACCCTTCCTCCTTGGCCTCTCATTTCACCTGCTATAGGAAGTGAGAATACTATACTTCACTAAAACTCTAAATTAAGCCATACACAGTCTGTTCGCATTAGAATGATTTATTCCATTCATCTTAAAATCCAATCAATACCCAAAAGATTCAAAAAGCTCCACCATTCTTATTGATTCGACAAATGGTACAAATGTCCTCCAAAAAGATAAGTATAATGCACTTAAAACTTCCGAAAACGTTCCTTTTCGGAATAAATAAGGTTCTTGTTCTCGCTATAGAGTGAAGAGGATATTTAATTATAGGTCGGAGAAACACAAAAAATCCGATCGATAATCAGGAGAGGATACCTGAACTTCGTCGGCTTGGTGAAAAACTTATTTTGCTGGTGGGTGGACTATAATTGTAATTTATATAGCAATGGTTTCTTTGACACGCTAAGCTTCAGATGCCAACTTCGTACGTCTGATGGGATGTTCAAGGGTTAGGCTTGGCAAGTTTGATTGCTCTTCCCTTTCCTCATGCCTGTCCCCTCACTCAGCTCGGCTGTTTGAACGGGATTGTTTTTATTGTTTGAAAATTTCAATTGCGATAAATTAAAACTTATATGTTTTCTTCCGTCCCGAATATTCATCAGCTATCCACTCCCATTGAGTTACACGTTTTGCTAATTCTAACGTGTTGATGGGGTTAGCAATGTAACAAACCTCTAATTCTTCTTCAGTCTGCTTTACAATCGCAATCACATATTGATCAGTTAATTGATTTGCAGTAGAGTATTCGTTATTTGTTATAGAGAATGCTTCTCCCATTCTTTTCACGCTTTTCACTTCAACACATAGCGTTCCATTCTTTGTGTGGACCTCAAGGTCATATCCCAAATTACTTTTGCTTACATCTACAACTCTCAAAACACCTTCATCATTTTCCAGACAAGTCGCCAAGTTTTTCTCCACACTTCGCCACTTCGAAACAGAAGCTCTATAGTGCTTTATCTCACCAATTGCAGTAAAGTCAATATCATCATGTAAACTTGAACTCGTTTTATTATTGTTTTGGTCCAACGTAGTGAAGAATCCCTGATGCTTTTTGATATCTATCTCTCGGTTCATACTTTTTAATTCAAAATTCTTCTTCTCTTTTTGACTCCCAAATCGATTACTATCAATTGGAAAGTCCAATTGTTTAAAAAACCATTTTAGATCGTTATTATCTATTAACTTAATTTCCAATAATTTTATGAATTCATCATCGAATTCAGCTTGGATTTTTGCTTTTTCCAAAGGAGCAAAGCCATATGCAAACTTTATCAGGTTCGCTTTCTTAACAAGCTTGATCTTATTTATATCTAAATTAAACCTGTACTGCTCTACACATTTTGCGAGTGTCTCAACACCCCCTGTTACAGAAGGAACATACGAACTAAGTTGAGTTAATATATCTTCTATTGTTAATTCTCTTATTTTCAAAGACTTAGAAAATTGTAATAAACAAGGGTATTGACCTTCGAGTGCTTTACTTATAGGTATATTATCTGATTTACTACACAAAGCTTCAAAATCATTATTATTTAACCAGTCTGGGTTAACACGCAGTTTCCTCATTCCATAAATGCCACCTTTGTAATGAAACCAAGGCTTATCCGTAAAAGCTTTTTTTAACTCTTCCAAAAATCTATCTTTATATTTATTAGAACTCATATTTAATGCTATTTCATGTTTGAAATATGATAATAATTCAAATAATCCTTTAACATTATCTGACTCTTGTGAGGAGGACAATACTTCTTTAGTTAGTTCTAAAATAATACTGACGCATATATCTGTTGCTAATCTGGAAGCCTTATCTAAAGTAATCTTGGTTCTTGAGGGGTCTGTCGAGAAATCACCATTTATTTTTATCGGTAATCCTACATACTCCTTTGTTGGCATAAAGGCATGAACCACAGCACGATCCTGTTCTAAGGCAATTAGATGTCCTGTTTCGTTCGTTAAAAAAGCCACTGCATTTGATTTTTTGTCCGTTTCATGAACCACTAACCAGTTTTCAATAGTATTATTCATGAAAATTTGCACACTCTGTTTATTGGCTCTCCATTTTCGATTAGAGGTTATACTTACATACTGATCCAATTCGAATATTACTTCATTAATGTTATTCAAAAAGATTAATGCACTCGAATCAAAGTTATTAATTTCAATATCTAAGACATTAGAGTATAAACTTTCAAAAACAAAAACCGTTTTATAGCCAGACGAAATGAGCCTTTCTGTAACAGCTCCGATACCTGGATCAATTGGATTGAAATTATGAGGAATACGCACTAACGGAACTTCAATACTGCTATCGATTAAACCTGAAGTCAGTTCTTTAGAAAAAGTCATCTCTATCTCATTGCTAAGTACATGGACTCGATTGGCAAGATTAACAACTGACTTAAATCCAATTCCACGATACCCGATTGTGTTACCATCTCGCCTTTTTGATGATGATCCACTTCTACATATTGCTTTTGCATCAGTTGTATTAAACGGTCGACCGTCGTTAGCTACAATGACAAAATCATTTATTTGGTTGATGTAATACTTTTTCGCACCCGCATCATCTGCATTTTGAAGAAGTTCAATAATGGAACGCTCCTGATAGCTTTCA
This window contains:
- a CDS encoding ATP-dependent helicase is translated as MDKVRVISSDERILELTNHFKVIAGPGAGKTHWLVMHILNVLQNVRNLTPTSKIACITYTTVAGEEIQKRLGTNQNKVEVSTIHSFLYANIVKPYIYLMKDDNGNTLVNVEELDGHDDNIATKGKIYVWQQEAKNGSYLTDKIKIKKCLENLDWKLEDGEINLKPRKFYLSKIGRYSIRSEELLLYKKQFWKEGVIHHEDVLYFAYKILEEYPVLLEHLSSKYPYIFIDEFQDTNPIQTEIIKKLSNTGSVIGVIGDSAQSIYEFQGASRQDFISFTLPNQTTYSIENNRRSGSEIVDFLNCIRIGDELEQKPTRDDSEIDVYFYECSETTDISVTSFHELRSRFGLDGDYCILTRNNDTVKRLRNAEVEDIWSIFNEVDANRERFIKRIFTAYKSVKDNRQEAGVKELIKVFRTDKDGVLKEPFQESQQISSIMKRSLAVDLLEFMAGRMDEFYNGSLYDFYESLFQTLKTKNYGIKKITRGKIKEFSDATSIKKLLDNLILPEEKSSDIRTIHKAKGMEFQSVLLYLSDIDEVKQLINPDIDSNEDDTRILYVAFSRAKDLLFIACPPLNKEAKKKLATMNIKQFVPDSTGLVRA
- a CDS encoding AAA family ATPase gives rise to the protein MYISKLTIQNFRCFQDFTVEFNEGLNVLIGGNNAGKTTVIKALEFLFKRGSAKAPTIDDFNKSLDVSTPPEITITATLKSSNTDTMDDKAIVASWLTKLETPWEAELTFKYFLPEQDQKKYIEESANLSTPKERWFLLERNLKRYVARIYGGNIVNKNRAEPEYLDKIHCETLDALRDVESNMFTGKNTLLKQLLIHFKDKAMHTVDHSEKTDGQNVTVGNDKFGQLSRSLVDDIVGRVNQKEFLEFAEKTGASVGGVPALDGNLQEGDVLSALRLIIRDQTGIEIPIINNGMGYNNLIYISLILSKFKMITSPEYGENAKTFPILLIEEPEAHLHPALQYNFLKFMKDEMDNQSFSRQIFITTHSTQITSAVGLKPIICLEKEGGKPVFAKYPSKVFSESNEDQESRKYVERFLDATKSAMLFAKSVVLVEGMAELILLPILAQKVNCDMDKHHVALVRVDALTFKHFIKLYGAGVKSENREYALEKRVSCVIDSDPSKIVKEKQDGVRRSWKKCWPFDLDSSPDIFDYKPISGAVRNLNEQTTASSNVKVFYKSEKGKTFEYDLAWDNSENTLLFTDDVEIVEVKELSVCTWAEKEKERAKLASSFLIHAQGVKGELAFELASRIQDNRSTVINVPAHIKGAFEWVCYRNELEERNG
- a CDS encoding DUF3883 domain-containing protein, with the protein product MNSFIKEIQKDFLKEAHNSPILFSDLANMEKYIAESYQERSIIELLQNADDAGAKKYYINQINDFVIVANDGRPFNTTDAKAICRSGSSSKRRDGNTIGYRGIGFKSVVNLANRVHVLSNEIEMTFSKELTSGLIDSSIEVPLVRIPHNFNPIDPGIGAVTERLISSGYKTVFVFESLYSNVLDIEINNFDSSALIFLNNINEVIFELDQYVSITSNRKWRANKQSVQIFMNNTIENWLVVHETDKKSNAVAFLTNETGHLIALEQDRAVVHAFMPTKEYVGLPIKINGDFSTDPSRTKITLDKASRLATDICVSIILELTKEVLSSSQESDNVKGLFELLSYFKHEIALNMSSNKYKDRFLEELKKAFTDKPWFHYKGGIYGMRKLRVNPDWLNNNDFEALCSKSDNIPISKALEGQYPCLLQFSKSLKIRELTIEDILTQLSSYVPSVTGGVETLAKCVEQYRFNLDINKIKLVKKANLIKFAYGFAPLEKAKIQAEFDDEFIKLLEIKLIDNNDLKWFFKQLDFPIDSNRFGSQKEKKNFELKSMNREIDIKKHQGFFTTLDQNNNKTSSSLHDDIDFTAIGEIKHYRASVSKWRSVEKNLATCLENDEGVLRVVDVSKSNLGYDLEVHTKNGTLCVEVKSVKRMGEAFSITNNEYSTANQLTDQYVIAIVKQTEEELEVCYIANPINTLELAKRVTQWEWIADEYSGRKKTYKF